From a region of the Vanessa atalanta chromosome 13, ilVanAtal1.2, whole genome shotgun sequence genome:
- the LOC125068111 gene encoding cytoplasmic phosphatidylinositol transfer protein 1: protein MVLTKEYRICMPMTVEEYRIGQLYMIARHSFEQSSNGEGVEVVANEQINDETNGVGQFTEKRIHLSSHLPYWIQSLIPKIFYVTEKAWNFYPFTITEYTCSFIPKFSISIQTRYEDNNGSTYNCLGLTSDELEVREVDFLDIAFDEIKPHHYKESEDPKLFKSEKSGRGPLVEGWRDELKPIMCCYKVVHAKFEVWGLQTKVEDYVQAAIREILLLGHRQAFTWMDEWFNMTIEDVRSYEKEMQTKTNMKVKTALDDAESNQEGQDSKKTSQPPTPKTPKSPLGTPSSESKSWFSWS from the exons atggtccTTACAAAAGAATATAGAATTTGCATGCCTATGACCGTGGAggag TATCGTATCGGCCAATTGTATATGATCGCGAGACATAGCTTCGAGCAATCAAGCAATGGAGAAGGTGTTGAGGTAGTAGCAAATGAACAAATAAATGATGAGACAAATGGAGTTGGCCAGTTTACTGAAAAAAGGATTCATTTGTCCAG tcaCTTACCCTATTGGATCCAAAGTCTAATACCAAAGATTTTTTATGTCACTGAAAAAGCATGGAATTTTTACCCATTCACAATTactg AATACACa tgTTCTTTCATTCCAAAATTCTCAATATCAATTCAAACAAGATATGAAGACAACAATGGCTCTACCTATAAT TGTCTGGGCTTAACGTCTGATGAATTAGAAGTGAGAGAAGTTGATTTCTTGGACATAGCTTTTGATGAGATAAAACCACATCACTACAAAGAGTCTGAAGACCCAAAACTGTTTAAGTCTGAAAAGTCTGGTCGCGGCCCGCTCGTTGAAGGATGGCGAGATGAACTTAAACCAATCATGTGCTGTTACAAAGTAGTCCATGCCAAGTTTGAAGTCTGGGGGCTGCAAACCAAAGTGGAAGACTATGTTCAAGCA gcTATTAGAGAAATCCTTCTTCTTGGACACCGCCAAGCTTTTACATGGATGGATGAATGGTTCAACATGACTATAGAAGATGTCAGGAGCTATGAAAAGGAAATGCAAACGAAAACGAACATGAAG GTCAAAACAGCGCTAGATGATGCAGAGAGCAATCAAGAGGGGCAAGACAGTAAGAAAACATCACAGCCGCCAACTCCAAAGACACCAAAAAGTCCCCTAGGGACACCCTCATCGGAATCCAAGTCCTGGTTTTCTTGGTCATAA
- the LOC125068028 gene encoding transmembrane protease serine 5-like, producing MSIFNLTSSDFFMFLLISVTNLYLIECGRVKRVIGGEEVACGTQNRVASLQNARNSQHLCGATLISPHFAVTAAHCVEHEPENYCLSLKNYCTDDNIVPPNAQVLEIIPHPLYSRFSGAHDIAVLRLLLELNDIKWLNDTVLPNSSFGISGECTIYGYGYRDVNREELSSTLLSARLNLVSLDECTESLGQYVAPKYDSGMICAVGEEVDACQGDSGGPLICAGKLEGICAYGLSCGVPGIPGVYVSVGAHIQWLRSVIKNIQ from the exons ATgtctattttcaatttaactagttctgatttttttatgtttttattaatatcagtaacaaatttgtatttaatagagTGTGGTAGAGTAAAGAGAGTTATCGGAGGAGAGGAGGTGGCTTGCG GTACCCAAAATCGAGTCGCATCTTTACAAAACGCAAGGAATTCTCAACATTTATGTGGCGCCACCTTAATTTCCCCACATTTTGCTGTGACAGCAGCGCATTGCGTCGAACACGAACCGGAGAATTATTGTCTTTCCCTCAAGAACTATTGTACAGATGATAACATTGTGCCACCCAACGCTCAAGTTCTGGAAATTATACCGCATCCTCTATACAGTCG ATTTTCTGGAGCACATGACATTGCTGTGTTGCGGTTACTACTTGAATTGAATGACATAAAATGGCTTAATGATACAGTGCTACCCAACTCCTCGTTTGGAATATCAG GTGAGTGTACAATCTACGGCTACGGGTATAGAGATGTAAATCGAGAGGAACTCTCAAGCACGTTACTCTCTGCAAGACTTAATCTAGTATCTCTGGACGAGTGTACTGAATCATTAGGACAATACGTAGCTCCAAAATACGATAGCGGAATGATATGCGCCGTTGGTGAAGAAGTAGACGCGTGCCAG GGAGATTCTGGTGGTCCATTGATATGTGCGGGTAAGCTTGAAGGTATATGTGCGTACGGACTCAGTTGTGGAGTTCCCGGGATTCCCGGAGTATACGTCAGTGTTGGCGCTCATATACAATGGCTTAGAAGCGTTATAAAGAATATACAATAA